In Arvicola amphibius chromosome 1, mArvAmp1.2, whole genome shotgun sequence, one DNA window encodes the following:
- the C1H16orf54 gene encoding transmembrane protein C16orf54 homolog, producing MPTTPEQPSGHTEGLPEPTEEVATWAVLPCGPCVPIMLGLASLVAFFIITTAVLAERLFRRRHPDPSGRAPTLVWRPGGELWIEPTSSARERSEDWYGSSIPLLMDRAPDPPTPGGTLEGRATAPPAPSIPQSSPSSLAPQTPPEVPAQSTFWRPQTQAERLHAAGLVSWVEPETRLEAGMQIGSPKAWRTRQGSLEPDWGLQPRVTLEQISAFWKREGRTSVGF from the coding sequence ATGCCTACAACTCCTGAGCAGCCCTCAGGGCACACGGAGGGGCTCCCAGAGCCTACAGAGGAGGTGGCCACTTGGGCAGTACTGCCCTGTGGTCCTTGCGTTCCCATCATGCTCGGCCTGGCCTCTCTTGTAGCCTTCTTCATCATAACCACGGCAGTGCTGGCCGAACGCCTGTTCCGTCGCAGGCACCCAGACCCCAGTGGGCGTGCACCCACCCTCGTATGGCGTCCTGGAGGAGAGCTGTGGATTGAGCCCACAAGCAGCGCCCGGGAGCGCTCTGAAGACTGGTATGGCTCCTCCATTCCCCTGCTGATGGACAGGGCCCCAGATCCCCCGACTCCTGGGGGAACCTTGGAGGGCAGAGCAACTGCCCCACCAGCCCCTTCAATCCCACAGTCTTCTCCCAGTTCCTTAGCTCCCCAGACCCCACCGGAAGTCCCAGCCCAGAGCACCTTCTGGAGGCCTCAGACCCAAGCTGAGAGGCTCCATGCCGCAGGCCTAGTGAGCTGGGTTGAGCCTGAGACAAGGCTAGAGGCTGGAATGCAGATTGGGAGCCCTAAGGCCTGGAGGACGAGGCAAGGGAGCCTTGAGCCTGACTGGGGTCTCCAGCCTCGGGTCACCCTGGAACAGATCTCGGCATTCTGGAAGAGGGAAGGACGGACCAGTGTGGGCTTCTGA